The following proteins are co-located in the Flectobacillus major DSM 103 genome:
- the secG gene encoding preprotein translocase subunit SecG codes for MFGAVITIICIVAVLLVFVVLVQNPKGGGLSGEFGTSGASQMFGVQRTGDILEQITWGGAVVIALLVLGSKFLTPTSGAEGINSINVEKAASKTIPAAVPAPAPAAPAPASGTPATPAPAPAK; via the coding sequence ATGTTCGGAGCAGTTATTACTATTATTTGCATTGTAGCAGTATTATTGGTATTCGTAGTATTAGTACAAAACCCTAAAGGAGGCGGCCTTTCAGGTGAATTTGGTACATCAGGAGCAAGTCAAATGTTTGGCGTTCAGCGTACAGGCGACATCCTTGAGCAAATCACTTGGGGCGGAGCAGTTGTAATTGCTTTATTGGTATTGGGTTCTAAATTTTTGACTCCAACAAGCGGTGCAGAAGGTATCAATTCTATCAACGTAGAAAAAGCAGCTAGCAAAACTATCCCAGCGGCAGTTCCAGCTCCTGCACCAGCGGCACCAGCTCCTGCTAGCGGAACTCCTGCAACACCAGCACCAGCTCCTGCTAAATAA
- the lptE gene encoding LPS assembly lipoprotein LptE gives MILKRNSKICSKAFAVAMALCIGTQLLMGCYSFRGASLDPNLKTIQIQNFTIQAAGGPTNLTLMFNEKMKEYFQRNTSLKIANVNPDLMFEGYISGYDVEAKAPSSSDKGGLNRLTIRIQVKFTNAKDENKNFDQEFSFYQDFAQNQTVSAVEKDLIPKILDQIVLDIFNKTAGEW, from the coding sequence ATGATATTGAAGAGGAATAGCAAAATTTGCTCAAAGGCTTTTGCCGTAGCAATGGCTTTATGTATTGGTACTCAGTTGCTTATGGGGTGCTATTCTTTTAGAGGGGCAAGCTTAGACCCTAACCTAAAAACCATTCAGATTCAAAACTTTACTATTCAGGCAGCAGGTGGGCCAACCAACCTTACGCTGATGTTCAATGAAAAAATGAAAGAGTATTTTCAAAGAAATACTTCGTTGAAAATTGCTAATGTCAACCCCGACTTGATGTTTGAAGGGTATATCAGTGGATATGATGTAGAAGCGAAAGCTCCATCTTCATCGGACAAAGGGGGGCTTAACCGACTAACTATCAGAATACAAGTAAAGTTTACTAACGCCAAAGACGAAAATAAAAACTTTGACCAAGAGTTTTCTTTTTATCAAGATTTTGCTCAAAATCAAACCGTTTCGGCTGTAGAAAAAGACTTGATTCCTAAAATTTTAGACCAAATCGTTTTAGATATTTTTAATAAAACGGCGGGAGAATGGTAG
- a CDS encoding co-chaperone GroES — MSTVSIKPLADRVLVEPAAAEEKTAFGIIIPDTAKEKPQKGTVVAVGAGKKDEPMTVKVGDTVLYGKYSGTEIAVEGKDYLIMRESDIFAIV, encoded by the coding sequence ATGTCAACAGTAAGTATCAAACCATTAGCTGATAGAGTTCTAGTTGAACCAGCAGCAGCAGAAGAAAAAACTGCATTCGGAATTATCATTCCTGACACCGCAAAAGAAAAGCCACAAAAAGGAACAGTTGTAGCAGTAGGTGCCGGCAAAAAAGATGAGCCGATGACTGTTAAAGTTGGCGATACTGTATTGTACGGCAAGTACTCAGGCACTGAAATCGCAGTAGAAGGAAAAGATTATTTAATCATGCGTGAAAGCGATATTTTCGCAATTGTTTAA
- a CDS encoding glycoside hydrolase family 13 protein: protein MSQTRKWWKEAVVYQIYPRSFKDANGDGIGDLQGIISQLDYLKALGIDVIWLSPFYQSPNADNGYDISDYRAIMSDFGTMADFEELLYQVHQRGLKMVVDLVVNHSSDEHFWFREALKGKDNPYRDYYIWRPARRGGRLPNDWLSFFSGSAWELDEASNEYYLHLFAKKQPDLNWENPQLRAEIHEIMRFWLDKGVDGFRMDVVAFFSKNQKFPKYPKDHFGDFSEYANGPRIHEFLQEMNQEVLSKYDIMTVGEAFGVGVEQALDYVSEHRNELQMIFHFDHAVPRTEQHFINPAPELKLTELKAIFRKWDTALSNDGWNSIYWGNHDSPRVLSRFGNTSKYEQESAKMLATILLTLRGTAYIYQGDEIGMSNCYFGNIDEFDDIQVKNAYQIQVLEKGENAQKFIRVSNKIARDHARTPMQWSAQLHAGFSESKSTWLKVNPNYQRINVQAQQNDPNSIWHYYRALIQLRKQHLGLVYGTYRDLRPNCNKIYAYKRLWEHRQYLILNNWTNQEQTFSVKYKGSQLILLLSNYNNTAIYQSKEFTLKPYESRIYEVEV from the coding sequence ATGAGTCAAACACGTAAATGGTGGAAAGAGGCGGTCGTATATCAAATCTATCCTCGGAGTTTTAAAGACGCTAACGGCGATGGAATTGGGGATTTACAAGGAATTATTTCCCAATTAGATTATTTAAAAGCATTGGGTATAGATGTAATATGGCTGAGTCCTTTTTATCAGTCGCCCAATGCCGACAATGGCTATGATATATCAGACTATCGGGCTATCATGAGCGATTTTGGTACTATGGCCGACTTTGAGGAGCTGCTCTACCAAGTGCATCAGCGAGGACTCAAAATGGTGGTAGATTTGGTAGTAAATCATAGCTCGGACGAACATTTTTGGTTTCGGGAGGCTCTCAAAGGCAAAGATAACCCTTATCGAGATTATTATATTTGGCGGCCAGCCAGGCGAGGAGGAAGGCTACCAAACGATTGGCTTTCCTTCTTTTCGGGTTCGGCGTGGGAGCTAGACGAGGCTTCTAATGAATATTATTTGCATCTTTTTGCCAAAAAACAACCCGACCTCAATTGGGAAAATCCTCAACTTCGAGCCGAAATTCATGAAATAATGCGGTTTTGGTTGGATAAAGGAGTCGATGGCTTTAGAATGGATGTAGTAGCTTTCTTTTCCAAAAATCAAAAATTTCCAAAATATCCCAAAGACCACTTTGGCGATTTTTCGGAATATGCCAATGGCCCTAGAATCCATGAGTTTTTACAGGAAATGAACCAAGAGGTTTTGTCAAAATACGATATTATGACCGTTGGCGAGGCTTTTGGTGTGGGCGTAGAACAGGCTTTAGACTATGTAAGCGAGCATCGCAACGAACTACAAATGATATTTCATTTTGACCATGCTGTGCCTCGTACCGAGCAGCATTTTATCAATCCAGCACCCGAACTAAAACTTACAGAACTAAAAGCTATTTTCAGAAAATGGGATACCGCCTTGTCAAACGATGGTTGGAATAGTATTTATTGGGGTAATCATGACAGTCCAAGGGTACTTTCTCGGTTTGGGAATACCTCCAAATACGAGCAAGAATCAGCTAAGATGTTGGCTACTATCCTGTTAACACTACGAGGTACAGCCTATATTTATCAGGGCGATGAAATAGGCATGAGCAATTGCTATTTTGGCAATATTGATGAGTTTGACGATATTCAGGTAAAAAATGCTTATCAAATACAAGTGTTAGAAAAAGGGGAAAATGCACAAAAGTTTATACGAGTAAGTAACAAAATAGCTCGTGACCACGCCCGTACCCCTATGCAGTGGTCGGCTCAGTTACATGCGGGTTTTTCGGAAAGCAAAAGTACTTGGCTCAAAGTAAACCCTAATTATCAGCGAATCAACGTACAAGCCCAACAAAATGACCCCAATTCCATTTGGCATTATTACCGAGCATTGATTCAACTTCGTAAACAGCACCTAGGCTTGGTATATGGTACTTACCGAGACCTTCGCCCCAATTGTAATAAAATTTATGCCTACAAACGCCTTTGGGAACACCGACAATACCTTATTCTCAACAACTGGACAAACCAAGAGCAAACTTTTTCAGTAAAATATAAAGGCAGTCAGCTTATTTTATTGCTAAGTAATTATAACAATACCGCTATTTATCAAAGCAAAGAATTTACCCTGAAGCCCTATGAAAGTAGGATTTATGAAGTGGAGGTATAG
- the miaB gene encoding tRNA (N6-isopentenyl adenosine(37)-C2)-methylthiotransferase MiaB, with amino-acid sequence MKSLEILKDEDKEALEVARISIDETGKENKKKLYIESYGCQMNFSDSEIVTSILQENGYATTSQYEEADVILLNTCAIRENAEQKVRNRLKNFTPLKKKKPDVVVGVLGCMAERLKTKFLEEEKIVDVVAGPDSYRDLPNLFSEVEEGQKAINVFLSRDETYADISPVRLNSNGVTAFVSIMRGCDNMCSFCVVPFTRGRERSRDVYSIIKECQDLIDNGFKEVTLLGQNVDSYKWASEDGSETVNFAQLLERVALISPELRVRFSTSHPKDITDEVLHTMKKYENICKYIHLPAQSGNSRVLKVMNRTYDREWYINRIDAIRAILGEECGISHDMIAGFCTETEEEHQDTLSLMEYVKYDYGYMFAYSERPGTPAAKKYTDDIPEDVKKRRLNEIIAIQQKHSLARNQMALGKVQKVLVEGTSKRSEDFLQGRNDQNKVVVFPKQNFKKGDYVNVLVKECTAATLIGEAV; translated from the coding sequence ATGAAGAGTTTAGAAATACTTAAAGACGAAGACAAAGAGGCTTTGGAAGTAGCTAGAATTTCGATTGACGAAACTGGCAAGGAAAATAAAAAGAAATTATATATCGAAAGCTACGGCTGCCAAATGAATTTCTCGGATAGTGAAATTGTAACGTCTATTCTTCAAGAAAATGGCTACGCTACTACATCACAATACGAAGAAGCAGATGTTATTTTGTTGAATACTTGTGCTATTCGTGAAAATGCCGAACAAAAAGTACGCAACCGTCTGAAAAACTTCACCCCTCTTAAAAAGAAAAAACCAGACGTTGTTGTAGGGGTATTGGGCTGTATGGCCGAACGCCTCAAAACCAAGTTTTTGGAAGAAGAAAAAATCGTTGATGTTGTTGCTGGCCCCGACTCTTACCGTGACCTACCAAATCTATTCAGCGAAGTTGAAGAAGGACAAAAGGCTATTAATGTGTTCTTGTCGAGAGACGAAACCTATGCAGATATTTCGCCAGTGCGTCTCAACTCAAACGGTGTTACAGCCTTTGTGAGTATTATGCGTGGTTGCGACAATATGTGTTCGTTTTGTGTAGTGCCATTTACCCGTGGCCGCGAGCGTTCTCGTGATGTCTATTCTATCATCAAAGAATGTCAGGATTTGATTGATAATGGATTTAAAGAAGTAACACTTCTTGGCCAAAATGTAGACTCTTACAAATGGGCTTCTGAAGATGGTAGCGAAACCGTCAATTTTGCTCAATTGCTTGAAAGAGTAGCACTTATTAGTCCAGAATTGCGTGTGCGTTTTTCTACTTCGCACCCTAAAGACATTACCGACGAAGTACTACATACCATGAAAAAGTACGAGAATATCTGTAAGTATATTCACTTACCAGCACAAAGCGGTAATTCGAGAGTACTGAAAGTGATGAACCGTACTTACGACCGTGAATGGTATATCAACCGTATCGACGCTATTCGTGCTATTTTGGGCGAAGAATGTGGTATTTCGCACGATATGATTGCAGGCTTCTGTACCGAAACAGAAGAAGAACACCAAGATACATTGTCGTTGATGGAATATGTGAAATATGACTACGGTTATATGTTTGCGTATTCAGAACGCCCAGGCACACCTGCCGCCAAAAAGTATACCGACGATATTCCTGAAGATGTCAAAAAACGTCGCTTAAACGAAATCATTGCTATTCAACAAAAACACTCGTTGGCTCGCAACCAAATGGCCTTGGGCAAAGTCCAAAAAGTATTGGTAGAGGGTACTTCTAAACGTTCAGAAGATTTCTTACAAGGTCGCAACGACCAAAATAAAGTAGTAGTTTTCCCTAAACAAAACTTCAAAAAAGGTGACTATGTAAATGTTTTGGTAAAAGAATGTACCGCCGCCACTTTGATTGGAGAAGCAGTATAA
- a CDS encoding sigma-54 interaction domain-containing protein: protein MTTSELQSIKARFGIIGNSPALNHAIEVAAQVAPTDMTVLITGESGSGKESFSKIIHNISARKHGQFIAVNCGAIPEGTIDSELFGHEKGAFTGAIDARKGYFEVTDGGTIFLDEIAEMPLGTQARLLRVLENGEFIRVGSSKVQRTNVRVVAATNINLMQAVERGKFREDLYYRLNTVPIFVPPLRDRGMDIELLFRKFTTDFAEKYRIKPIQLTPDAQNLLLSQRFPGNIRQLKNLADQVSILEVDDRVLNADKLSHYLQMNNGQQIGNGLVRKDFDAQHKDNFNERELLYKILFDMRRDVTELKKMFLEVLKHNGEVNGDILKGHENLFQNLENDTVNTNFAPSYTAPEMNPNRILPSASSYETPEYQTVAPTENELKIISIDNNTNDVYDITHVAEEVSLSLEKQEKDMIIKALRKNKNKRKYAAQDLGISERTLYRKIKQYDIEEE from the coding sequence ATGACAACCTCAGAATTACAATCTATAAAAGCCCGTTTTGGAATTATAGGCAATTCTCCCGCATTAAACCATGCCATCGAGGTAGCGGCACAAGTTGCCCCTACCGACATGACGGTGCTAATCACTGGAGAAAGTGGTTCGGGTAAAGAATCGTTTTCAAAGATTATTCATAATATATCAGCACGCAAACATGGCCAATTTATAGCCGTCAACTGTGGGGCTATTCCTGAAGGAACGATTGATTCAGAGCTATTTGGTCATGAAAAAGGAGCTTTTACTGGGGCTATCGATGCACGCAAAGGGTATTTTGAAGTAACAGATGGTGGCACTATTTTTTTGGACGAAATAGCCGAAATGCCCCTAGGAACACAGGCTCGTTTGTTACGAGTATTGGAAAATGGCGAGTTTATTCGTGTAGGTTCGTCAAAAGTACAACGTACCAATGTCCGAGTAGTTGCCGCTACTAATATCAACCTCATGCAGGCGGTAGAACGTGGTAAGTTCCGAGAAGATTTGTATTACCGCCTCAATACTGTGCCGATTTTTGTGCCTCCACTGCGTGACAGAGGTATGGATATTGAACTTCTTTTTAGGAAATTTACAACCGATTTTGCCGAAAAGTACCGTATCAAGCCTATTCAGTTGACACCCGATGCCCAAAATCTATTGCTTTCGCAACGTTTTCCAGGGAATATCCGTCAGCTCAAAAACTTAGCCGACCAAGTGTCTATTTTGGAAGTCGACGACCGTGTACTCAATGCCGATAAATTGAGTCATTATCTTCAAATGAATAATGGCCAACAAATTGGTAATGGCTTGGTAAGAAAGGATTTTGATGCCCAACACAAAGATAACTTCAACGAACGTGAACTTCTCTACAAAATATTATTTGATATGCGTAGAGATGTAACCGAACTAAAAAAAATGTTTTTGGAGGTTCTCAAACACAATGGCGAAGTTAATGGCGATATTTTGAAAGGACACGAGAATTTGTTCCAAAACCTCGAAAATGATACTGTAAATACCAATTTTGCCCCAAGCTATACAGCACCTGAAATGAACCCTAATAGGATTTTGCCAAGTGCCAGTAGTTATGAAACACCCGAATACCAAACTGTTGCCCCCACCGAAAATGAACTAAAAATCATATCGATCGACAACAACACCAACGATGTTTATGACATCACGCATGTAGCCGAAGAAGTGTCGCTGTCGCTTGAAAAACAAGAAAAAGACATGATAATCAAGGCTTTACGCAAAAATAAAAATAAGCGAAAGTATGCAGCACAAGATTTGGGTATTTCGGAAAGAACTTTATATCGAAAAATCAAACAATATGATATTGAAGAGGAATAG
- a CDS encoding SDR family oxidoreductase → MSLKNKTVLITGASKGIGRALALTLAQEGAYLGLVARSEQELKAVQQEATALGAKVEIFVGSVADEAFVKNSVQSLFATFGSIDALVNNAGFGIFKQATEITSAEWDDIYETNVKGTFLFCREAIPFMKSAGKGHIINIASDVAKRVFDGGSLYCSSKYAQDAFSMALRKEVRKDQIKVSVVYSGLVDTYFHRRAEGDPHQEKYLSSQDMANSIHYILSAPAHVVIDELMIHPISQDY, encoded by the coding sequence ATGTCTTTAAAAAATAAAACTGTACTTATTACAGGAGCTAGTAAGGGAATTGGCCGTGCTTTGGCCTTGACACTTGCCCAAGAAGGTGCTTATTTGGGCTTGGTAGCTCGTAGCGAGCAAGAGCTAAAGGCTGTTCAACAAGAAGCTACAGCCCTTGGTGCTAAAGTCGAAATTTTTGTAGGAAGTGTAGCCGACGAAGCATTTGTAAAAAACTCGGTTCAAAGCCTTTTTGCTACCTTTGGCAGTATCGATGCCCTTGTCAATAATGCGGGTTTTGGTATTTTTAAGCAGGCTACCGAAATCACGTCAGCCGAATGGGACGATATTTATGAAACCAATGTAAAAGGAACTTTTCTGTTTTGTCGTGAAGCTATTCCTTTTATGAAGAGTGCAGGCAAAGGGCATATCATCAATATTGCCTCGGATGTAGCCAAAAGGGTTTTTGATGGCGGTTCGTTGTACTGTTCTTCTAAATATGCTCAAGATGCCTTTTCGATGGCCTTGAGAAAAGAGGTGAGAAAGGATCAAATCAAGGTATCGGTTGTGTATTCGGGATTAGTAGATACCTATTTTCATCGGCGTGCCGAGGGCGACCCTCATCAGGAAAAATACCTTTCCTCACAAGATATGGCCAATTCTATTCATTATATTCTGTCGGCTCCTGCCCATGTTGTCATTGACGAATTAATGATTCACCCTATTTCTCAGGATTATTAA